Part of the Salinigranum rubrum genome is shown below.
TTCGCACACAGCGGGAGCATCTCGCGTTCCTCCTCGCGGTAGAGGAGGTTGTAGTGGTTCTGCATCGTCAGAAAGCGTTCGAGTCCGAGCGAGTCCGAGAGGTGGAGCGCCTCGGCGAACTGGTGGGCCCACATCGACGACGCTCCCAGGTACCGCGCCTGTCCCCGGCGGACCACGTCGTCGAGCGCACCGAGCGTGGTTTCCAGCGGCGTGTCGTCGTCGAAACGATGCGTCTGGAGGAGGTCGACGGTGTCCATCCCGAGTCGCGAGAGGGAGTTGTCGACCTCCTGTTCGATGGCCTTTCGGGAGAGCCCCCCGGAGTTGGGGTTCGACTCGTCCATCTGGAAGAACACCTTGGTGGCGACGACGCTCTCCTCGCGTCTGCCTTCGAGGGCCTTCCCCAGTACGCGCTCTGACTCGCCTTTCGAGTACATGTTGGCGGTGTCGAAGAAGTTGATGCCCAACTCCAGGGCGCGGTCGACGAGTTCGAGCCCCTCCTCCTCGTCGAGCACCCAGTCGCGCCACTCCGAGGTGCCGAAACTCATGCAGCCGAGACAGATGCGGGAGACCTCCATGCCGGTGTCACCGAGGGTGGTGTACTCCATGCTCCCTGCTCTCGGCGAGGGGACAAAAGTAGCCGGGGCGTCGGTGGGTTTTCGCGGCGGAGTCCGGGTCGATCTGCTCCCGACCGAGACGGTGTGTGCGAGTGATCGATTCCCAGCCGACGGGACCCACGAGCGCGGTTTATCGTGTCATATCACCTATGGTTAGACGACGCGAGCGATGTCTCCGTCAGTGGTTTCAATGAACAAGAACGTACTCGCACTCGTCCTCGCGCTGATTGTCGTCGTCGGGGTCGTCCCCGGCGTCGCGGCGGCGCAGGCGAGCGGGATTGAACGGGTCGGTGGCCTCGTCGAAGTCGCCGACGGGGAGACGGTCACCGGCGACCTCAGCGCCGTCGGTGGAACGATAGTGGTCGCCGGGACTGTGACCGGCGACGTCGAGGCGACCGGCGGGTCGGTCGTCGTCGCTCCGACGGGCGTCGTCGAGGGGAACCTGGCCGCCATCGGCGGGTCGGTTCTCGTCGAGGGGACTGTCGGGGGCGACGCGGAGGCGTTCGGAGGGTCGGTGTACGTCCGTGACGGTGCGCGTGTCGGCGGCACGCTCGAAGCCGCGGCCGGGTCCGTCAGACTCGACGGGCAGGTCGCGGGTGACGCCCGTCTCGCTGGCGAGACGGTCACCGTCGGTCCGACCGCCGCCGTCGGCGGCAACCTCCTGTACGACGCCGAGACGTTCACGGCGTCACCCGAGGCGAGCGTCGCCGGCGCGGTGCGCGCCGAAGAGGGGATCATCACCGACGAACCCACCGTGGCGCCGCCGGCGATTCCGCGCGGCGTCGGCGCCGTCTACGGCCTCCTGGCGAACCTCCTGCTCGGGGCGGCGCTGCTGCTCGCCGTCCCGCGCTTCACGGGCGTCGTGACGTCCGTCGGGGCTCAGAAGACGCTCCGGAGCGGCGGCGTCGGCCTGCTCGCCCTCGTCGGCGTGCCCGTCGCGCTCGTCCTCGTCGCGCTGACCATCGTCGGCATCCCGCTGTCGCTCGCCGGCATCGTCGCGTTCGCGCTCCTGCTGTGGGTCGCGTTCGTCTACGGGACCCTCGTCACCGGGACGTGGCTCCTCTCGCTCGTCGAGAGGGAGGGTCGCTGGCTCGCGCTCGGTGTCGGCCTCGTCGCCGTCACGCTCGTCGGCCTCGTGCCGTTCGTCGGGGGCGTCGTCGAGTTCCTCGTGCTGCTCGTGGGCCTCGGGGCGTTCGTCCTCGCGGTGGGGGGCGTTCGCAGCGGCGAGGAGGGTGGCTTCGTCTTCGGCGCGCCCCGCGACGACTCGGCGGACGAGTCGACGGCGGCGTGAGCGTCGAACCGGTATCGGTTCGAAAACCGAAGTCAGGGCCGACCGTCGACCCAAATCATTATTCATCGCGTTTTCGATGTGTGAGCCATGGCACTGGACTACGACGCCGCATGCGAGTCGTTCGAGTGGGACATCCCCGAGGGGTACACCCTCCCCGGCGTGATCGAATCGCACGCCGACGCCTTCGGCGACCGGGTGGCGGTCCGCTTCCTGAGCGAGGACGGTGCTCGGGTCGAGCGGACGTACGCGGACCTCCGAGCGGGGATGAACCGCTTCGCGAACGCCCTCGCCGCCCTCGGCGTCGGGAAGGGCGACCGGGTGATGCACCTCTTCCCACGCCACCCCGACGCGTTCGCGGTCCAACTCGGCGCGCTGAAACGCGGAGCCCTCCTGGTCCCGTGCTCGTCGATGTTGAAGCCGAAGGACATCTCCTTTCGGGCCTCGGACTGCGAGGCGTCGACGATTGTCGCCCACGCGTCGCTCACCGACATGGTCGACCCCGTCCTCGACGAGACGCCGCTTTCGAACCTCGTCGCCCTCGACGGCGACCCCGACGGGTGGGACTCCTTCGAGGCGCTCACCGCGGACCAGCCGACCGACCACGACGGGCCCGACGTGGGCGCGTCGGACCCGATGTCTATCAACTACACCTCGGGGACGACGGGCCAGCCGAAGCCGGTCCTCCACAAGCACCGCTGGATGCGCTGTTTCGAACTGGTCAACGGACCGTACTGGTGGGGGCTCTCGGGCGACGAGGACCTCTCCGACGAGTTGATGTGGGCCACGACCGGAACGGGCTGGGCCAAGTGGTTCTGGAGTCCGGTGGGCGTGGGCCTCACGACGGGCGCGACGCAACTCATCTACGACGGCGACTTCGGCCCCGAGACGTTCCTCGACATCATGGCCGAGGAGGGCGTCACGAAGCTGTGTGCCGTCCCGACCCAGTACCGCCTGTTCGCACAGGAAGCGCTGAGCGAGTGGGACCTCTCGCTCACCGACGCGCTCTCGGCGGGCGAACCGCTCAACCGCGAACCCATCGAGGCGTTCCAGGAGGGTGCGGGCGTGACCCGCGCGACGGCTACGGACAGACCGAGACGGTCGCGCTGGTGACGAACTATCCCGGCATCGACGTCAAGGAGGGGTCGATGGGCAAGCCCACGCCGGGCATGGGGACGACCATCATCGACACGATGGAGGAGGAACCGGTCGAAGACGGCGAAATCGGCGAGGTCGCGGTCCCGGTGGACTGCCCCGGTATCTTCGACAGCTACTACGAGAAGCCCGACCTCGACGCGGAGACGTTCTCCGGCGAGTACTACCGGACCGGCGACCTGGCGTCGAGAGACGACGACGGCTACTTCTTCTTCGAGGGCCGCGCCGACGACATCATCATCTCCGCCGGCTACCGCATCGGCCCGTTCGAGGTCGAGGACGCGCTCGTCTCACACCCCGCGGTCACGGAGGCCGCCGCGGTGGCGTCACCGCACGACGAGCGCGGGCACGTCGTCAAGGCGTACATCGTGCTCGCGGAGGGACGGGAGGGAAGCGACGAACTCGCGCGGGAGATCCAGGAGTTCATGAAGGAGGAGACGGCGCCGTACAAGTACCCCCGACGCATCGAGTTCGTCGACGACCTCCCGAAGACCTCCTCGGGGAAGATCCGCCGCATCGAGCTGCGACAGAGCGAGAAGCAGCAGTTCGGGTCTTAATCCCCGGCGGCGACGGACGCCGCCCCCGTGACGCCGACGAGGGCGACGACCACACCCGCGAGGACGTTGCCGTAGCCGAAGAACCCGAGTAGAACGCCGGCCACGACGAGGCCACCCAACGCGACGAGTACGCCCGTCGCGCGTCGTCCGTGGTCGACCTCTCCCAGCCAGTCGCGGCCGACCGTCACGGCGTGCCACGCCAAGAGCGCGACGACGCCGACGACGGCGGTTCGTGCGAGGAACCGGCCGAGGTCGACGAACGGCCCGAACGACGCCGGGTCGGACTGGAGGACGAACGTAGCGAGCAGGGCGACCGCGAGCGAGAACAGCCAGATGGAGGGCTGGCGCATGGTCGACAGACACCGGTCACGGGCAAAAACTCTCGGACCGGACGACGCTCACTCGGTGGACTCCGGCGGTTTGAGCGTGTCCTCGCTGGGCAGTTCCCGGAAGGCCGCCGCGAAGTCGTCGCTCGAATACTCCGTCAGCGTCTCGTCGAGTTCTCCGCGGAGTTCCTCCATCCGTTCGGTGAGCCGTTCGTACTCCTCGCTCGCGTCGTCCTTCTGCGCGCTCTCGAGGGTGGCCTTCTTCGAGGCGAGCGCGAAGAACTCCTGGGTGCGGCTGTCGAACTCCGCGCGGGAGAGCAGCACCGTCACGACCGAGTGGAGTTCCTCGCGAGTGACGGGCTTGACGAGGTAGTCGTCGAACGGCATGTCGACGATGTCGACGTCGGGTTCGACCGCCGTGATCATCGCCACGCGACAGTTGAGCCCGCGCTCGCGAAGCGCTGCGAGGACCTCGTCGCCGGTCATCATCGGCATCCGTCGGTCGAGCAGCGCGACGTCGACGGCCTCGGTCGCCTGTTCGAGCGCCTCCTCGCCGCCGGTGGCGACGCGGACGTCGTAGTCGTCCGCGAGCCAGTGGGCGTACAACTCGGCGAGTTCGGCCTCGTCGTCGGCGACCAGGACGACCGGGCGACCCTCACTGTCGGTGCCTGCCATCTGTTTTCGATACTACCGTCTCGCTCCTTGTATATCATGGTGACGACCCCATTCGGGACGGGCGGCCACAACGGATTACCCGGGAGGGTCCCTACTCCGGCCGTGAGACCGACTGTGCCGACTGCCGGGGACGGACGATGACCGTCTGGCTCCTCGGCGACCAGCTATCCCCGACGCGATGCCGCTCGAAACCGCGGACCGCGTGCTCATGATCGAGGCGCACGGCTTCGCCGACCGCCTCCCGTACCACCCGGCGAAGCTCACCCTCCTGTTCTCGGCGATGCGTCACTGCCGCGACGAACTCCGCGACCGGGGGTACGAGGTGACGTACCTCGAAGCGGAGACGTTCGGCGGCGGACTGGACGAGTACTTCGCCTCCGCTCCCGGCGACTCGCTCGTCCTGATGGACCCGCCGAGCCACGGTGCGGCGGCGCGCTTCTCCGAGATGGTCGACGCGCGCGGCGGCAGCCTCTCCGTCGTCGAGAACGACCGCTTTCTCACCTCCCCCGACCTGTTCGACGAGTGGGCCGAAAGAAGTGAGAACGGGTTCAGACAGGAGCGGTGGTACCGGTACGTCCGCCGGGAGTTCGACGTCCTGATGGACGGTGACGCTCCCGAGGGAGGGGAGTGGAACTACGACGACCGGAACCGGGAAACCCCTCCTCCGGAGTGGACACCCCCCGAGACCCCGACGTTCGAGCCCGATTCGCTCACGCGGGAGGTTCACGCGTGGGTGACAGAACGGTACGACGACCACTGGGGGAACCCCTCGCTGGAGGCGGTGGTGTGGCCCGTCACCCGGGCGGAGGCGCTGTCGGCGCTGGAGCACTTCGTCTCGACGCGCCTCCCGAGTTCGGCGACTACCAGGACGCGCTCGTCGAGGGCGAGTGGGCGCTCGCACACTCGCTCCTGTCCACCTCGCTGAACCTCGGCCTCCTCGACCCGCGGGAGGCCGTCGACGCCGCCGTCGAAGCCTATCACCAGGGTGAAGCACCGCTGAACGCCGTCGAGGGGTTCGTCCGGCAGGTCATCGGCTGGCGGGAGTTCGTGCGTCACGTCTACCGGCGGTCGATGCCCGACATGGGCGAGGCCAATCAGTTGGGTCAGGAGCGGGAGTTGCCGCCGCTGTACTGGGACGGCGAGACAGGGATGACGTGTCTGTCGGAGGCGGTGTCGCACGTGTGGGAGCGCGGTTACGCCCACCACATCGAGCGGCTGATGGTGCTGTCGAACTTCGCGCTCGTGTATGGGGTAGACCCCCACGAACTCAACCGGTGGTTCCACCTCGGCTTCGTCGACGCGTACCACTGGGTGACGACGCCGAACGTCGTCGGGATGGGCTCGTTTGCGACGGACGCGCTCTCGTCGAAGCCGTACGCCTCTTCGGGGAACTACATCAACAGGATGAGCGACTTCTGTTCGGGCTGTCCCTACACCGTGTCGCGGACCACTGGCGAGGGTGCCTGTCCGTTCAACGCGCTGTACTGGGACTTCCTGAAGGAAAGCGAGGAGACGTTGCGAGGAACGGGACGGATGGGGCTGATGTACTCGCACGTCGACAAGAAGAACGAGGAGGAGTGGGAGGCGATTCGGGAGCGGGCCGAGGCGGTGCGGGAGATGGCGCGGGTGGGCGAGTTGTAAGAGGGTGGATGGCTCGTCCCGGCGTCTCTACTCCCGTTTCTCGCGCCCGAGCGTGTGGAACTCGTCGTTCGGCCGCATGTCGGCGAACATCGCCATCCGATTCGAGAGGTTGAAGAAGGCAGTCACGGCGGCGATATCCCAGATGGCCTCCTCGGAGTAGCCCGCCTCCTCTAAGAGGGCGATGTCTTCTTCGCCGACTTCGGCGGGTGATTCGGTGAGTTTCACGGCGACGTCGAGCATCGCCATTCGCTGGTCCGAGACGTCGGCGGTCCGGTAGTTCGCGACCAGTTGGTCGGCCAACTGCGGGTTCTTCGCGTAGATTCGGGCCAGGGCACCGTGGGCGACGTTGCAGTAGTAACAGTGGTTGACGCCCGAGACGGCGACGACGATCATCTCCACCTCCGCTCTGTCCAGCGCGGAGTCGTCGACGAGCGCGTCGTGGTACGCGAAAAAGGCGTGGAAGTGCGAGGGCTTGTAGCCGAACGCCGAGAAGACGTTGGGCGTGAAGCCCGCGCGCTCGGTCTCCGCGGCGATTCGCTCCTGGAGGTCGTCGGGGAGGTCCTCGAAGTCCGGGACCGGGAAGCGCCGCATCGCGTCGTCGTCCAGTTCGATGTCGTCGTGGGAGTCGGGGTCGGAATCGGTCATGGCCGGCGTTCGGCGGGAGGGGTGAAAGGTGCAGCGGCGACGGGGGCGATGGTCTGGACTTCCGGTTGGCCGGGTGTCGATGTGCGGTGGACGATTCGATTGTGGTCGCGCGGTGGGGCGGTGGATTTGTGGTGGTCCCGAGGTGGGGCGGTGGATCTGTGGTGGTCGCGCGGCGAGTCGATGGATTCGTGGTGGTCGAGAGGTTAGTCGGTGGATTCGTGGTGGTCGAGAGGTCGATTGGTACAGTGACCGCGCGATACACGGGCGCGGTGGACCGCAGCCTCACCCCTCCCCAGCCGACTCCTTCGCTCCTTCACTCACTCCGTTCGCTCATACGCTCAGTCGCCCCTCGCGCGCGGGTCGCACCGATGAACCGGCGCGACGCCACGCGCTAACCGCCCTGGTCCTCAGGCGCGCGCTTTCGCGGCTCCGTCCGCCAGCGACGAGCGTGTGAGGGACCGGCGGCCGGACTCCGTCCCGGTCGCACTGGCTGGGGAGGGATGAGGCTTACACCGCGCCCGTGCTCCGTCGCGTATGAGCTGTACCAGTCGAGACTGAT
Proteins encoded:
- a CDS encoding bactofilin family protein, translating into MNKNVLALVLALIVVVGVVPGVAAAQASGIERVGGLVEVADGETVTGDLSAVGGTIVVAGTVTGDVEATGGSVVVAPTGVVEGNLAAIGGSVLVEGTVGGDAEAFGGSVYVRDGARVGGTLEAAAGSVRLDGQVAGDARLAGETVTVGPTAAVGGNLLYDAETFTASPEASVAGAVRAEEGIITDEPTVAPPAIPRGVGAVYGLLANLLLGAALLLAVPRFTGVVTSVGAQKTLRSGGVGLLALVGVPVALVLVALTIVGIPLSLAGIVAFALLLWVAFVYGTLVTGTWLLSLVEREGRWLALGVGLVAVTLVGLVPFVGGVVEFLVLLVGLGAFVLAVGGVRSGEEGGFVFGAPRDDSADESTAA
- a CDS encoding AMP-binding enzyme, encoding MEEEPVEDGEIGEVAVPVDCPGIFDSYYEKPDLDAETFSGEYYRTGDLASRDDDGYFFFEGRADDIIISAGYRIGPFEVEDALVSHPAVTEAAAVASPHDERGHVVKAYIVLAEGREGSDELAREIQEFMKEETAPYKYPRRIEFVDDLPKTSSGKIRRIELRQSEKQQFGS
- a CDS encoding response regulator transcription factor, coding for MAGTDSEGRPVVLVADDEAELAELYAHWLADDYDVRVATGGEEALEQATEAVDVALLDRRMPMMTGDEVLAALRERGLNCRVAMITAVEPDVDIVDMPFDDYLVKPVTREELHSVVTVLLSRAEFDSRTQEFFALASKKATLESAQKDDASEEYERLTERMEELRGELDETLTEYSSDDFAAAFRELPSEDTLKPPESTE
- a CDS encoding aldo/keto reductase, producing the protein MEYTTLGDTGMEVSRICLGCMSFGTSEWRDWVLDEEEGLELVDRALELGINFFDTANMYSKGESERVLGKALEGRREESVVATKVFFQMDESNPNSGGLSRKAIEQEVDNSLSRLGMDTVDLLQTHRFDDDTPLETTLGALDDVVRRGQARYLGASSMWAHQFAEALHLSDSLGLERFLTMQNHYNLLYREEEREMLPLCAKENVGVIPWSPLARGYLARPHEEFDATVRGESDDYAREHPYFEGGGREVNERVQELADEKDVKMAQIALSWLLHKEWVDAPIVGTTSVEHLEDAVEAVDISLSDSDVEWLEAPYEPVRVSGHE
- a CDS encoding peroxidase-related enzyme (This protein belongs to a clade of uncharacterized proteins related to peroxidases such as the alkylhydroperoxidase AhpD.); the encoded protein is MDDDAMRRFPVPDFEDLPDDLQERIAAETERAGFTPNVFSAFGYKPSHFHAFFAYHDALVDDSALDRAEVEMIVVAVSGVNHCYYCNVAHGALARIYAKNPQLADQLVANYRTADVSDQRMAMLDVAVKLTESPAEVGEEDIALLEEAGYSEEAIWDIAAVTAFFNLSNRMAMFADMRPNDEFHTLGREKRE